A single genomic interval of Streptomyces sp. 1222.5 harbors:
- a CDS encoding PDZ domain-containing protein, translated as MEQTVLRPKPMPGQDRRGGDTPAPARRPHAARRRGRRLRTLLLGLAAGTLLLLAGVGVGTVGATVIGMSRLAELQRQAPSAAPSGRATPTAAPAPVTAGSGATLGVEAVDAEKTGALVVGVHVPGPGFTAGLVRGDVLLQFGGARVDTAADLARAVARATPGKAVVLTVRHTGGGYQQLTATPGVVT; from the coding sequence ATGGAACAGACTGTGTTGCGGCCCAAGCCGATGCCCGGCCAGGACCGCCGGGGCGGGGACACCCCCGCCCCGGCCCGTCGCCCGCACGCCGCCCGGCGGCGCGGGCGGCGGCTGCGGACCCTGCTGCTCGGCCTGGCCGCCGGCACCCTGCTGCTGCTCGCCGGGGTCGGGGTCGGTACCGTCGGCGCCACGGTGATCGGCATGAGCAGACTGGCCGAACTGCAACGCCAGGCCCCATCGGCGGCCCCCTCGGGCAGGGCCACCCCCACGGCCGCCCCGGCCCCCGTCACGGCCGGCTCCGGGGCGACCCTGGGCGTGGAGGCCGTCGACGCGGAGAAGACGGGCGCGCTGGTGGTGGGCGTCCACGTGCCCGGCCCCGGCTTCACCGCCGGCCTGGTCCGCGGGGACGTCCTGCTCCAGTTCGGCGGTGCCCGCGTCGACACCGCCGCCGACCTCGCCCGGGCCGTCGCCCGCGCCACGCCCGGGAAGGCCGTCGTCCTCACCGTGCGTCACACCGGCGGCGGCTACCAGCAGTTGACGGCGACGCCGGGAGTGGTGACCTGA
- the treZ gene encoding malto-oligosyltrehalose trehalohydrolase has protein sequence MQFEVWAPQADRVTLQCEGGTRALARDPERTGWWTGEAEAADGARYGFALDDGPVLPDPRSRRQPDGPDGLSAVVDHGGYTWRTRWTGRGLPGAVLYELHVGTYTREGTLDAAAARLEHLVELGVTHVELMPLCPFPGRHGWGYEGVSLWAVHEPYGGPEALKRFVDRAHELGLGVVLDVVHNHLGPSGNYLPLFGPYFTDTHHTPWGSAVNLDAPGSDEVRAFLLDSALAWLRDYRVDGLRLDAVHALYDTRACHFLEDLSAAVDGLAEEVGRPLFLIAESDLNDPRLITPRAENGLGLHAQWNDDFHHALRTMLTGESQGYYADFARDPFAALAKTLTGGYFHDGTYSSFRGRRHGRPLDRARVAGHRLLGYSQTHDQVGNRAQGDRLAAVLSPGLLACAAALTLTAPFTPMLFMGEEWAAGTPWQFFTDHTDPELAEAVRRGRRREFAEHGWAEEDVPDPQDPATRERSCLDWSEPEREPHARVLAWYRRLIALRHEQPDLTDPDLADTKVAYDDEARWLAFRRGDVRVAVNLGKETAAIPLGTGRTEVLAAWEPVEAPGPDGLLQVPGESCVVLTQP, from the coding sequence GTGCAGTTCGAGGTGTGGGCACCGCAGGCAGACCGAGTGACGCTCCAGTGCGAGGGCGGCACGCGCGCGTTGGCGCGCGACCCCGAGCGCACGGGCTGGTGGACGGGTGAGGCGGAGGCGGCGGACGGCGCCCGGTACGGGTTCGCGCTGGACGACGGGCCGGTGCTGCCCGATCCGCGCTCGCGCCGCCAGCCCGACGGCCCGGACGGCCTGAGCGCGGTCGTGGACCACGGCGGGTACACCTGGCGGACGCGGTGGACCGGGCGTGGGCTGCCGGGCGCCGTGCTGTACGAGCTGCACGTGGGCACGTACACGCGCGAGGGCACCCTGGACGCGGCCGCGGCCCGGCTGGAGCACCTGGTGGAACTGGGCGTCACGCACGTGGAGTTGATGCCGCTGTGCCCGTTCCCGGGCCGGCACGGCTGGGGGTACGAGGGGGTGTCGCTGTGGGCGGTGCACGAGCCGTACGGCGGCCCCGAGGCACTGAAACGGTTCGTCGACCGGGCGCACGAACTCGGCCTGGGCGTCGTCCTGGACGTCGTGCACAACCATCTGGGCCCCTCCGGCAACTACCTGCCGCTGTTCGGCCCGTACTTCACGGACACCCACCACACGCCGTGGGGCTCGGCCGTGAATCTCGACGCCCCCGGCTCGGACGAGGTCCGGGCGTTCCTGCTGGACAGCGCGCTGGCGTGGCTGCGGGACTACCGCGTCGACGGCCTGCGCCTGGACGCGGTGCACGCGCTGTACGACACGCGCGCGTGCCACTTCCTGGAGGACCTGTCTGCCGCCGTGGACGGACTCGCCGAGGAGGTGGGGCGGCCGCTGTTCCTGATCGCCGAGTCCGATCTGAACGACCCGCGGCTCATCACCCCGCGCGCGGAGAACGGCCTCGGCCTGCACGCGCAGTGGAACGACGACTTCCACCACGCGCTGCGCACCATGCTGACCGGTGAGTCGCAGGGATACTACGCCGACTTCGCCCGCGACCCGTTCGCCGCGCTGGCGAAGACGCTCACCGGCGGCTACTTCCACGACGGCACGTACTCCAGCTTCCGGGGCCGGCGGCACGGCCGTCCGCTGGACCGCGCGCGCGTGGCCGGGCACCGGCTGCTCGGTTACAGCCAGACGCACGACCAGGTCGGCAACCGCGCCCAGGGCGACCGGCTCGCCGCCGTCCTCTCCCCCGGTCTGCTGGCCTGCGCGGCGGCCCTCACTCTGACGGCGCCGTTCACCCCGATGCTGTTCATGGGTGAGGAGTGGGCCGCGGGCACGCCGTGGCAGTTCTTCACCGACCACACCGACCCCGAGCTGGCCGAGGCGGTACGGCGGGGCAGGCGGCGGGAGTTCGCGGAGCACGGGTGGGCCGAGGAGGACGTACCGGACCCGCAGGACCCGGCGACCCGGGAGCGCTCCTGCCTGGACTGGTCGGAGCCGGAGCGCGAGCCCCACGCACGCGTGCTGGCCTGGTACCGGCGGCTGATCGCGCTGCGCCACGAGCAGCCCGACCTCACCGACCCCGATCTCGCCGACACCAAGGTGGCGTACGACGACGAGGCCCGCTGGCTGGCCTTCCGGCGCGGGGACGTACGGGTGGCGGTGAACCTGGGCAAGGAGACGGCGGCGATCCCGCTCGGCACCGGCCGGACGGAGGTGCTGGCCGCGTGGGAGCCGGTCGAGGCCCCCGGCCCGGACGGGCTGCTCCAGGTGCCCGGGGAGTCCTGCGTGGTGCTGACCCAGCCCTGA
- the cyc2 gene encoding germacradienol/geosmin synthase Cyc2, protein MTQPFELPHFYMPYPARLNPHLEEARAHSTAWAREMGMLEGSGIWGQADLEAHDYGLLCAYTHPDCDGPALSLITDWYVWVFFFDDHFLDMFKRTQDRAAGKAHLDRLPLFMPLDPATPVPAPENPVEAGLRDLWARTVPAMSVDWRRRFSVATEHLLNESMWELSNINEGRIANPVEYIEMRRKVGGAPWSAGLVEYATAEVPARVATTRPLRVLMETFSDAVHLRNDLFSYQREVEDEGENSNGVLVLEKFFGCTTQEAAETVNDILTSRLHQFEHTALTEVPAVALEQALRPDEAAAVAAYTKGLQDWQSGGHEWHLRSSRYMNKGARDSTPWQIPSGPGASAADVGALLAGAARERLRAHSHVPHQKVGPSLIPEFHMPYESALSPHVDAARRRLVAWSHRTGILQEGVWDEDKLAAYDLALCSAGLDPDATPEALDLSAQWLAWGTYGDDYYPLVYGHRRDLAAARLTTARLSACMPVEGERAVVPGNAMERGLIDLWDRTTAGMTPDQRRGLKAAVDSMTESWVWELSNQLQNRIPDPVDYLEMRRATFGSDLTLSLCRMGRGPAVPPEVYRSGPVRSLENAAVDYACLLNDIFSYQKEIEYEGEIHNAVLVVQNFFGVDYPTALGVVHDLTTQRMQQFEHVITHELPVLYDDFRLSEEARAAMDGYVLDLQNWLAGILNWHRRVDRYKAEWLGRRAHGFLPDRAPGTPALSPA, encoded by the coding sequence ATGACGCAGCCGTTCGAACTCCCGCACTTCTACATGCCGTATCCCGCCCGGCTCAATCCGCACCTCGAGGAGGCCCGCGCCCACTCGACCGCGTGGGCGCGCGAGATGGGCATGCTGGAAGGCTCCGGGATCTGGGGGCAGGCCGACCTGGAGGCGCACGACTACGGACTGCTGTGCGCCTACACCCACCCCGACTGCGACGGGCCCGCCCTCTCGCTCATCACCGACTGGTACGTGTGGGTGTTCTTCTTCGACGACCACTTCCTGGACATGTTCAAGCGCACCCAGGACCGCGCCGCCGGCAAGGCCCACCTGGACCGGTTGCCCCTGTTCATGCCGCTCGACCCCGCGACGCCCGTACCCGCACCGGAGAACCCCGTCGAGGCCGGGCTGCGGGACCTGTGGGCGCGTACGGTGCCGGCGATGTCCGTGGACTGGCGCCGCCGGTTCTCCGTGGCCACCGAGCACCTGCTCAACGAGTCGATGTGGGAGCTGTCCAACATCAACGAGGGGCGCATCGCCAACCCCGTCGAGTACATCGAGATGCGCCGCAAGGTGGGCGGCGCCCCCTGGTCGGCGGGGCTGGTGGAGTACGCGACCGCCGAGGTGCCCGCCCGGGTCGCCACCACCCGGCCGCTGCGGGTGCTGATGGAGACCTTCTCCGACGCCGTCCACCTGCGCAACGACCTGTTCTCCTACCAGCGCGAGGTGGAGGACGAGGGGGAGAACAGCAACGGCGTGCTCGTCCTGGAGAAGTTCTTCGGCTGCACCACCCAGGAGGCCGCCGAGACCGTCAACGACATCCTCACCTCACGCCTGCACCAGTTCGAGCACACCGCGCTGACCGAGGTCCCGGCCGTCGCCCTGGAGCAGGCACTCCGGCCGGACGAGGCCGCCGCGGTCGCCGCCTACACCAAGGGACTCCAGGACTGGCAGTCCGGCGGCCACGAATGGCACCTGCGCTCCAGCCGCTACATGAACAAGGGTGCCCGCGACAGCACGCCGTGGCAGATCCCGAGCGGCCCGGGTGCCTCCGCCGCCGATGTCGGCGCGCTCCTCGCCGGCGCCGCCCGGGAGCGGCTGCGCGCCCACTCCCACGTGCCCCACCAGAAGGTCGGCCCGTCCCTGATCCCCGAGTTCCACATGCCGTACGAGTCGGCGCTGAGTCCGCACGTGGACGCCGCCCGGCGCCGTCTCGTCGCCTGGTCGCATCGCACGGGCATCCTCCAGGAGGGCGTCTGGGACGAGGACAAGCTCGCCGCGTACGACCTGGCGCTGTGCTCCGCCGGCCTGGACCCGGACGCCACTCCCGAGGCCCTCGACCTCAGCGCCCAGTGGCTCGCCTGGGGGACGTACGGCGACGACTACTACCCCCTCGTGTACGGCCACCGCCGTGACCTCGCCGCCGCCCGGCTGACCACGGCCCGGCTGTCGGCCTGCATGCCGGTCGAGGGCGAGCGGGCCGTCGTCCCGGGCAACGCCATGGAGCGCGGGCTGATCGACCTCTGGGACCGCACCACCGCCGGCATGACGCCCGACCAGCGGCGCGGCCTCAAGGCGGCCGTGGACTCCATGACCGAGAGCTGGGTGTGGGAGCTCTCCAACCAGCTGCAGAACCGCATCCCCGACCCGGTCGACTACCTGGAGATGCGGCGCGCCACCTTCGGCTCGGACCTCACGCTGAGCCTGTGCCGCATGGGCCGGGGCCCCGCCGTACCCCCGGAGGTGTACCGCAGCGGCCCGGTGCGCTCCCTGGAGAACGCCGCCGTCGACTACGCCTGCCTGCTGAACGACATCTTCTCGTACCAGAAGGAGATCGAGTACGAAGGCGAGATCCACAACGCCGTCCTGGTCGTGCAGAACTTCTTCGGCGTGGACTACCCGACCGCGCTCGGCGTCGTCCACGACCTGACGACCCAGCGCATGCAGCAGTTCGAGCACGTGATCACCCATGAACTGCCCGTGCTGTACGACGACTTCCGGCTGTCCGAGGAGGCCCGGGCCGCCATGGACGGCTACGTCCTCGACCTGCAGAACTGGCTCGCCGGCATCCTGAACTGGCACCGCCGCGTCGACCGCTACAAGGCCGAGTGGCTCGGCCGCCGGGCCCACGGCTTCCTGCCGGACCGGGCGCCCGGCACCCCGGCACTGTCACCCGCCTGA
- a CDS encoding aminopeptidase P family protein has product MTGSTPAPFTAAEYGARMERAARSAADAGLAGLLVAPGPDMVWLTGYTPTAVTERLTVLVLAPGREPVLVVPTLEAPDAESAVGATALTLRDWTDGKDPYAVTAALLDDRGRFGISDNTWSLHLLGLQRTLPGTSYAALTDVLPMLRAVKDAAEVDLLAAAGAAADAAFEEIRKVPFAGRRESDIGHDLAGLLRRFGHSQVDFTIVGSGPNGANPHHEVGDRVIREGDMVVLDFGGLKDGYGSDTTRTVHVGEPTEEERRVHDVVRAAQEAGFRAVRPGAACQDVDRAARAVITDAGYGEYFIHRTGHGIGVTTHEPPYMIEGEEQPLVPGMCFSVEPGIYLPGRFGVRIEDIVTVTEDGGRRLNDTTREMVIVD; this is encoded by the coding sequence ATGACCGGTAGTACGCCCGCGCCCTTCACCGCCGCCGAGTACGGCGCCCGCATGGAGCGTGCCGCCCGCTCGGCGGCCGACGCCGGCCTCGCCGGGCTGCTCGTGGCGCCGGGGCCGGACATGGTGTGGCTGACCGGATACACGCCCACCGCCGTCACCGAACGGCTCACCGTCCTGGTCCTCGCCCCCGGCCGCGAGCCCGTCCTGGTCGTCCCCACCCTCGAGGCCCCGGACGCCGAGAGCGCGGTCGGAGCCACGGCGCTGACACTGCGCGACTGGACCGACGGCAAGGATCCCTACGCGGTCACCGCTGCCCTCCTCGACGACCGCGGCCGGTTCGGCATCAGCGACAACACCTGGTCCCTGCACCTGCTGGGGCTCCAACGGACCCTGCCCGGCACCTCCTACGCCGCCCTCACCGACGTCCTGCCCATGCTCCGCGCGGTGAAGGACGCCGCCGAGGTGGACCTCCTCGCTGCCGCGGGCGCGGCCGCCGACGCCGCCTTCGAGGAGATCCGGAAGGTCCCCTTCGCCGGGCGCCGCGAGTCCGACATCGGCCACGACCTCGCCGGCCTGCTGCGCCGCTTCGGCCACTCGCAGGTCGACTTCACCATCGTCGGCTCCGGCCCCAACGGCGCCAACCCGCACCACGAGGTCGGCGACCGCGTCATCCGCGAGGGCGACATGGTCGTCCTCGACTTCGGCGGACTGAAGGACGGCTACGGCTCCGACACCACCCGCACGGTCCACGTCGGCGAGCCCACCGAGGAGGAGCGCCGGGTCCACGACGTCGTGCGCGCCGCCCAGGAGGCCGGCTTCCGGGCCGTACGACCGGGCGCGGCCTGCCAGGACGTCGACCGCGCCGCCCGCGCGGTGATCACCGACGCCGGCTACGGCGAGTACTTCATCCACCGCACCGGGCACGGCATCGGCGTCACCACGCACGAGCCGCCGTACATGATCGAGGGCGAGGAGCAGCCGCTCGTGCCCGGCATGTGCTTCTCCGTGGAGCCGGGCATCTACCTGCCGGGCCGGTTCGGGGTGCGCATCGAGGACATCGTCACGGTCACCGAGGACGGCGGCCGCCGCCTCAACGACACCACCCGTGAGATGGTCATAGTGGACTGA
- a CDS encoding alpha/beta fold hydrolase translates to MTSFVLPHEVHGDGAHKVFAVHGWFADRNAWAAVLPDLDRTAFTYALVDLRGYGAARDAVGSYTTAEAAADLVELADRLGWERFSVIGHSMGGAVAQRLLSVAPHRLRRIAGVSPVPASGMPLPDEQGELFRDAAHKAENRRMIIDFTTGSRRPAAWLDRMVARSLERSDAKAFRAWLDSWAGDDFRADVEGSEVPALAVAGELDPALSPAVLRETWLSWYPRAELVALPTAGHYAMDEAPLDLIRLVEDFLRADGAVPAAGRDRAVAGEPA, encoded by the coding sequence ATGACCTCCTTCGTACTGCCCCATGAGGTGCACGGCGACGGCGCACACAAGGTGTTCGCCGTGCACGGCTGGTTCGCCGACCGGAATGCCTGGGCCGCCGTCCTGCCGGACCTCGACCGCACCGCCTTCACCTACGCGCTGGTCGACCTGCGCGGCTACGGCGCGGCCCGGGACGCCGTGGGCTCGTACACCACGGCCGAGGCGGCCGCTGACCTGGTGGAGCTGGCCGACCGGCTCGGCTGGGAGCGGTTCTCGGTGATCGGGCACTCCATGGGCGGCGCGGTGGCGCAGCGGCTGCTGTCCGTCGCCCCGCACCGGCTGCGGCGGATCGCCGGTGTGTCGCCCGTGCCGGCCTCGGGCATGCCCCTGCCCGACGAGCAGGGCGAGTTGTTCCGGGACGCGGCGCACAAGGCGGAGAACCGGCGCATGATCATCGACTTCACCACCGGGAGCCGCCGTCCCGCGGCGTGGCTGGACCGGATGGTCGCCCGCTCGCTGGAGCGCAGTGACGCCAAGGCGTTCCGGGCCTGGCTGGACTCGTGGGCCGGGGACGACTTCCGCGCCGACGTCGAGGGCAGCGAGGTGCCCGCGCTGGCTGTGGCCGGTGAACTCGATCCGGCGCTGTCACCGGCGGTGCTGCGGGAGACCTGGCTGTCCTGGTACCCGCGCGCCGAACTGGTCGCGCTGCCGACCGCCGGCCACTACGCGATGGACGAGGCACCGCTGGACCTGATCCGGCTGGTGGAGGACTTCCTGCGCGCGGACGGCGCGGTCCCGGCCGCCGGCCGGGACCGGGCCGTCGCGGGCGAGCCGGCGTGA
- the phsA gene encoding O-aminophenol oxidase PhsA — MTETIEKPAARTTEEKAPEPGELTPYAAPLSVPTVLRPAADDVLRETEIALRPTWVRLHPQLPPTLMWGYDGQVPGPTIEVRRGRRIRIAWTNRIPAGGEYPVTSVEVPVRAPGTPPATTEPGRGGAEPNKDVAALPAWSVTHLHGAQTGGGNDGWADNAVGHGDAQLSEYPNDHQAVQWWYHDHAMNITRWNVMTGLYGTYLVRDDEEDALGLPSGDREIPLLVADRNLDTDEDGRLNGRLLHKTVVVQQSNPETGKPVSLPFTGPYTTVNGRIWPYAEVDAAWYRFRLVNASNARIFEFVLIDEDGEPVPETVYQIGSDGGLLPRPVPVDFDTEMPTLTAAPAERFDLLVDFRALAGRTLRLVNKGPGRPPGVPDPAGDVRYPHVLEFRVRETCEEDTFELPEVLSGSFRRLTHDIPHGHRLVLLTPPATKGAGGHPEIWEMTEVAAPHGLKLPADGIVQVTGADGTTKTYRRTARTFNDGLGFTVAEGSHEQWSFLNLAPIVHPMHIHLADFQLMGRDAYDVSGFDPAAGGTRTPLRYDAGRTIPLAPNERGHKDVFRVPGNQLLRVMGRFDGAYGRFMYHCHLLEHEDMGMMRPFVVMPPEALKFDHGGAHGGHGEGHTG; from the coding sequence ATGACCGAGACCATCGAGAAGCCGGCCGCGCGGACCACGGAGGAGAAGGCGCCCGAACCCGGTGAACTCACGCCGTACGCGGCGCCGTTATCGGTGCCCACCGTCCTGCGTCCCGCCGCGGACGACGTCCTGCGCGAGACCGAGATCGCCCTGCGCCCCACCTGGGTGCGCCTGCACCCGCAGCTCCCGCCGACCCTGATGTGGGGGTACGACGGCCAGGTGCCCGGGCCGACCATCGAGGTGCGGCGCGGCCGGCGGATCCGCATCGCCTGGACCAACCGCATCCCCGCAGGCGGCGAGTACCCGGTCACCTCCGTCGAGGTGCCCGTCCGCGCGCCCGGCACCCCGCCCGCCACCACCGAGCCCGGCCGCGGGGGCGCCGAGCCGAACAAGGACGTGGCCGCGCTGCCCGCCTGGTCGGTGACTCACCTGCACGGCGCCCAGACGGGCGGCGGCAACGACGGCTGGGCGGACAACGCCGTCGGCCACGGCGACGCCCAGCTGTCGGAGTACCCCAACGACCACCAGGCCGTGCAGTGGTGGTACCACGACCACGCCATGAACATCACCCGGTGGAACGTGATGACCGGCCTGTACGGCACCTACCTCGTCCGTGACGACGAGGAGGACGCCCTGGGGCTGCCCTCCGGCGACCGGGAGATCCCGTTGCTCGTCGCCGACCGCAACCTCGACACCGACGAGGACGGCCGCCTCAACGGCCGGCTGCTGCACAAGACGGTGGTCGTCCAGCAGAGCAACCCGGAGACCGGCAAGCCTGTCTCGCTGCCCTTCACCGGCCCCTACACCACGGTCAACGGCCGTATCTGGCCGTACGCCGAGGTCGACGCGGCCTGGTACCGCTTCCGGCTGGTCAACGCCTCCAACGCGCGCATCTTCGAGTTCGTCCTGATCGACGAGGACGGCGAGCCGGTGCCGGAGACCGTGTACCAGATCGGCAGCGACGGCGGACTGCTGCCGCGTCCCGTGCCGGTCGACTTCGACACGGAGATGCCCACGCTGACCGCGGCCCCGGCCGAGCGTTTCGACCTGCTCGTCGACTTCCGCGCCCTGGCGGGCCGCACCCTCCGGCTCGTCAACAAGGGCCCCGGCCGGCCGCCGGGCGTGCCGGACCCGGCCGGTGACGTGCGCTACCCGCACGTGCTGGAGTTCCGGGTCCGAGAGACGTGCGAGGAGGACACCTTCGAACTGCCCGAGGTCCTCTCCGGCTCCTTCCGCCGGCTGACCCACGACATCCCGCACGGGCACCGCCTCGTCCTGCTCACCCCGCCCGCCACCAAGGGCGCCGGCGGGCACCCGGAGATCTGGGAGATGACCGAGGTCGCCGCCCCGCACGGCCTGAAACTGCCGGCCGACGGCATCGTCCAGGTCACCGGCGCCGACGGGACCACGAAGACCTACCGGCGCACCGCGCGGACGTTCAACGACGGTCTGGGATTCACCGTCGCCGAGGGCAGCCACGAGCAGTGGAGCTTCCTCAACCTGGCGCCCATCGTGCACCCCATGCACATCCATCTGGCCGACTTCCAGCTGATGGGACGGGACGCCTACGACGTCTCCGGCTTCGACCCGGCGGCCGGCGGCACCCGTACGCCCCTGAGGTACGACGCCGGCCGGACGATCCCGCTCGCGCCCAACGAGCGCGGCCACAAGGACGTGTTCCGGGTGCCTGGCAACCAGCTGCTGCGGGTCATGGGCCGCTTCGACGGGGCGTACGGCCGGTTCATGTACCACTGCCACCTGCTGGAGCACGAGGACATGGGCATGATGAGGCCGTTCGTCGTGATGCCGCCGGAGGCCCTGAAGTTCGACCACGGCGGGGCGCACGGCGGCCACGGCGAGGGCCACACCGGCTGA
- a CDS encoding cytochrome P450 → MSVREAPPVPDVFDPRRYARGVPYDDYRVLRDHHPVAWQEEPEVLGWPAGPGFWAVTRHADVVRVLKDAQVYSSYLGATQIRDPDPADLPYIRRMMLNQDPPHHNRLRRLVSRAFTPARVDRFAALARERARTLLAGALERARQGDGTADLVATVTDEYALLNLADLLGVPEDDRRLLLRWTQRVIGYQDPDEAGDPVLDGAGRPVDPRSPAMLGDMFAYARDLAAHKRRHPADDVMTTLAQDGRLAPAELEMFFFLLTVAGNDTVRSAAPGGLSALAGHPEAYEQLRAGKAEPAAAVEELLRWHPPVLTFRRTAVRDTELAGRRIRAGDKVVVFHASANRDERVFAGPDRLDLARSPNPHVSFGDGPHVCLGAHFARLQLRLLYEEMVRAVPRPRPSGPPGRLVSHFINGVKSLPMHLM, encoded by the coding sequence GTGAGCGTGCGCGAGGCCCCGCCGGTGCCGGACGTGTTCGACCCGCGCCGGTACGCGCGCGGGGTGCCGTACGACGACTACCGGGTGCTGCGCGACCACCATCCGGTGGCCTGGCAGGAGGAGCCGGAGGTGCTGGGCTGGCCGGCCGGCCCCGGCTTCTGGGCGGTGACCCGGCACGCGGACGTCGTCCGGGTGCTGAAGGACGCTCAGGTGTACTCGTCGTACCTGGGCGCGACCCAGATCCGCGATCCCGATCCGGCGGACCTGCCGTACATCCGCCGGATGATGCTCAACCAGGACCCGCCGCACCACAACCGGCTGCGACGGCTGGTGAGCCGGGCGTTCACGCCGGCACGGGTCGACCGGTTCGCGGCCCTCGCCCGGGAGCGGGCGCGCACCCTGCTGGCGGGGGCGCTGGAACGGGCCCGGCAGGGGGACGGCACGGCCGACCTGGTGGCCACGGTCACCGACGAGTACGCGCTGCTGAACCTGGCGGATCTGCTGGGCGTCCCGGAGGACGACCGGCGGCTGCTGCTGCGCTGGACCCAGCGGGTCATCGGCTACCAGGACCCGGACGAGGCGGGGGACCCGGTGCTGGACGGGGCGGGCCGGCCCGTCGACCCGCGCTCACCGGCGATGCTCGGGGACATGTTCGCCTATGCGCGGGACCTGGCCGCGCACAAGCGGCGGCATCCCGCCGACGACGTCATGACGACCCTCGCCCAGGACGGCCGGCTCGCCCCGGCCGAGCTGGAGATGTTCTTCTTCCTGCTCACCGTCGCGGGCAACGACACGGTGCGCAGCGCCGCCCCGGGCGGGCTGTCGGCCCTCGCCGGGCACCCGGAGGCGTACGAGCAGCTCCGCGCCGGGAAGGCGGAACCGGCCGCGGCCGTGGAGGAGTTGCTGCGCTGGCATCCGCCGGTGCTGACGTTCCGCCGGACGGCCGTGCGGGACACCGAGCTGGCGGGGCGGCGGATCCGGGCCGGGGACAAGGTCGTGGTGTTCCACGCCTCCGCCAACCGGGACGAGCGGGTCTTCGCCGGACCGGACCGGCTCGACCTCGCCCGCTCCCCGAATCCGCACGTCTCCTTCGGTGACGGCCCGCACGTCTGCCTCGGCGCGCACTTCGCCCGTCTGCAACTGCGGTTGCTCTACGAGGAGATGGTGCGTGCCGTGCCCCGGCCACGCCCGTCCGGCCCTCCGGGGCGGCTGGTGTCCCACTTCATCAACGGTGTGAAGTCGCTGCCGATGCACCTCATGTAG
- a CDS encoding phosphotransferase, producing MTQAPTPTADTVRRLVRSLLDEGTGGTGGPDVRPVREGHAHTWWVGTRHVLRLAPDREASARRRRELRLRDLVRPHVPVAVPTSIAHGDWAPGLAYTLDTLVPGGTADEHDVSAVGEADLAGLLTGLRAVPHRQAESAGVPRTAPRSLEALRRMAVHAAERLAAADEFDASRMHQLTPPGAAQLAAQPGTAVLTHHGLTGEHVVVGADGRVRGVLDWTEAAFGDPAEDIAGLAVAVGSPAAVRAATLAGYGPRPCLRGLWLARCDTVVRLTGHLEGRTGGSGTLLRARLRRVWEPILLERVTELKDDETEP from the coding sequence ATGACCCAGGCACCGACACCCACCGCGGACACCGTCCGCAGACTGGTCCGCTCGCTGCTCGACGAGGGCACCGGCGGCACCGGCGGACCCGACGTGCGCCCCGTCCGGGAAGGCCACGCGCACACCTGGTGGGTCGGCACCCGCCACGTGCTGCGCCTCGCCCCCGACCGCGAGGCCTCCGCCCGCCGCCGCCGCGAACTGCGGCTGCGCGACCTGGTGCGCCCGCACGTGCCCGTCGCCGTGCCCACCAGCATCGCGCACGGCGACTGGGCGCCCGGCCTCGCCTACACCCTCGACACGCTGGTGCCCGGCGGCACGGCCGACGAGCACGACGTCTCCGCCGTCGGCGAGGCCGACCTCGCCGGGCTGCTCACCGGGCTGCGCGCGGTGCCCCACCGCCAGGCCGAGAGCGCCGGCGTGCCCCGCACCGCCCCGCGGTCGCTGGAGGCGCTGCGCCGCATGGCCGTCCACGCGGCCGAACGGCTCGCCGCCGCCGACGAGTTCGACGCCTCCCGGATGCACCAGCTCACCCCGCCGGGGGCGGCCCAGCTCGCCGCGCAGCCCGGCACCGCCGTCCTCACCCACCACGGACTGACCGGCGAACACGTGGTGGTCGGCGCCGACGGACGGGTGCGCGGCGTCCTGGACTGGACCGAGGCGGCGTTCGGCGACCCCGCCGAGGACATCGCCGGGCTCGCCGTCGCCGTCGGCTCCCCGGCGGCCGTTCGCGCCGCCACCCTGGCCGGTTACGGCCCCCGTCCCTGCCTGCGCGGCCTCTGGCTGGCCCGCTGCGACACCGTCGTGCGCCTCACCGGCCACCTCGAAGGTCGCACGGGCGGCAGCGGAACGCTGCTGCGCGCCCGTCTGCGCCGGGTCTGGGAGCCGATCCTGCTGGAGCGGGTGACGGAGCTCAAGGACGACGAGACCGAGCCCTAG